CATCAAACACTCATTGAAAGTTTAGAGAATACTACCCTTGAAGCGCGACTGACTCAAATTCTCTCCACGCTACGTCAACAATCCCCTTGCAAATCCGGTTACATAGCAGGAAATGCCCTTAACCTCCTTTGCTTTGGACACTCTAGCTTGGAGAAATACGACTTCTCCTATCTCGAAATTCGGCAAGCTTATCTGCAAGGAATGACTTTACATAAGGTCAGCTTTGCTTATTCTAAATTCGTACAAACTGTTTTCACGACCATTTTTGGAAAAATCTTATCCCTTGCACTGAGTCCTAGTGGAGAATGCTTCGCCACCGCAGACACTCTCAATGAAATCCGTCTGTGGCACATCATAGACAATCAACCAATCCTCACGCTACGCGGTCACACTAATTGGGTATGGTCAGTTGCTTTCAGTCCTGACGGGCTGCTTCTAGCCAGTGGTAGCAACGATCCAAGCGTAAAGCTCTGGGATACCCGCAACGGTCAGTGTCTTCACACCTTAAAGGATCATACCAAAACTGTCTACTCGGTAGCTTTTAGCCCGTGTGGTGCCATACTTGCAAGTGCTAGCGAAGACCATACTGTTAAATTATGGAGTGTGCACACAGGAAAGTGCTTGAATACTTTAACAGGTCATACTAGTTCTGTGTGGACTGTTACTTTCAGTCCGGATGGCACTACGCTGGTCAGTGGTAGCAGTGACCGAACCATAAAGTTTTGGAATATACAGACATCTCAGTGCATCAGAACGCTTGAGGGGCACGCTAGTGAGTTGCGTGTTGTTGCTTTTAGTATCAATGGACGAATTCTAGGAAGTGGTAGCGCTGATAAAACAATAAAACTCTGGAATGTTGACACGGGTGATTGTCTCCGTACCTTGCAGGGACATACAGGTATCGTACGTTGTATTTCTTACAGTCACGATGATCGATTTTTGGCTAGCAGCAGTGATGACCAGACTATAAAGCTTTGGGACGGACAAACTGGTCATTGTGTCAATACGCTCAAAGGTCACACAGCTAGCGTACGTTCAGTGGTTTTCAGCCCAGACAGTTCTACGCTGATCAGTGGTGGCTATGACGAAACAGTAAAGCTTTGGGAGTGTGATACAGGACGTTGCTTTAACACACTCCAGGGATATACGAACTCTGTTCGTTCTGTTGCTTTCAGTCCGGATGGAAACGTGCTTGCTAGTAGCTGCGACAATGGGACTGTCATTTTATGGGATATTGACACTGGGCAACCGACTCACGTTTTGAAAGAGCATACGAGTACCGTTTGGACTGTTGCTTTGGGTTCGCATTCCAGTCAGCTTCTTGCTAGTGGCAGTTGGGATCAAACAATTAAGCTTTGGAACCAAAAAGGTTTGTGCCTTGGTACCTTGAGAGGTCATATCGATATCGTATTATCTGTAGCGTTTCATCCCACAAATCATATCTTAGCCAGCTGTAGTCAGGATACCACGATTAAATTGTGGAATGTGCATACAGGGGAATGTTTCCAGACGTTACAAGGTCATACTGGTAACATCTTATCAGTCGCCTTTGCTCCTGATGGCTGTATATTAGCTAGCAGCAGTGGCGACAAAACTGTGAAGCTTTGGGAATTAAATACAGCGGAATGCTTTAAAACGCTACAAAAGCATACAGGTGGTGTGTGGACAATTGCCTTTAGTCCAAATGGTGCCATGCTTGCTAGTGCGGGTGATGACCAGACAGTAAACTTGTGGCATCTGCCATCTGGGGAATGTATCTTGACGCTGCAAGGACATGATAACAAAATTAAATCCATTGCCTTTGCGCCAGATGGTCAATTTTTAGCAAGCGGCGGTGAAGATAACACTATCAAAGTATGGGATGTGCAAACTGGTCAATGCTTGTATACTTTGTTAGGACATGACAAATGGATACAGTCGGTTGCTTTTAGTCC
This portion of the Brasilonema sennae CENA114 genome encodes:
- a CDS encoding WD40 repeat domain-containing protein: MNIEEALAVADAAIFAYTGKHLRDQEKSILSASWEGQTYEQMAQKFSWSEKTLKDAGSSLWKSLSKALGEKVTKKNFKAALERRRIENTSAQQSRDNQDWGTAPDVSVFFGREEELQLLEQWILKDRCRLVGIIGFGGIGKTKLSVCLGKGGIGKTDLFLKLARSIGHEFTYFIWRSLLNAPPLTTILTDWIKFLSNHQETRLPETVDEQLRLVLQYLQSERCLLILDNMETVLQGGVSAGQYRQGYEEYGQLLKAIAQVPHQSCLLLTSREKPKELDRSPYSVQVLELGGLNYAQGRKIFAQIGSFEGSDEQWQELIAFYNGNPLVLELAARHIQEVFFGNISDFLREGKQVFEDLHDLLDWHFERLCEQEREITYWFAINREAVSIVDLRHDILTSSRQKCLPSTLQSLQRRLPVEKNEQASAFTLQPVLIEYITERLIEQITQEISTGNVSLFNTHAIIKASAKDYVRKSQEVLILHPLHQTLIESLENTTLEARLTQILSTLRQQSPCKSGYIAGNALNLLCFGHSSLEKYDFSYLEIRQAYLQGMTLHKVSFAYSKFVQTVFTTIFGKILSLALSPSGECFATADTLNEIRLWHIIDNQPILTLRGHTNWVWSVAFSPDGLLLASGSNDPSVKLWDTRNGQCLHTLKDHTKTVYSVAFSPCGAILASASEDHTVKLWSVHTGKCLNTLTGHTSSVWTVTFSPDGTTLVSGSSDRTIKFWNIQTSQCIRTLEGHASELRVVAFSINGRILGSGSADKTIKLWNVDTGDCLRTLQGHTGIVRCISYSHDDRFLASSSDDQTIKLWDGQTGHCVNTLKGHTASVRSVVFSPDSSTLISGGYDETVKLWECDTGRCFNTLQGYTNSVRSVAFSPDGNVLASSCDNGTVILWDIDTGQPTHVLKEHTSTVWTVALGSHSSQLLASGSWDQTIKLWNQKGLCLGTLRGHIDIVLSVAFHPTNHILASCSQDTTIKLWNVHTGECFQTLQGHTGNILSVAFAPDGCILASSSGDKTVKLWELNTAECFKTLQKHTGGVWTIAFSPNGAMLASAGDDQTVNLWHLPSGECILTLQGHDNKIKSIAFAPDGQFLASGGEDNTIKVWDVQTGQCLYTLLGHDKWIQSVAFSPNGSILASGSEDETIKLWDVGTGKCIQTLRCCRPLEGMNIIGATGLTAAQKAVLKALGALENET